A DNA window from Lagenorhynchus albirostris chromosome 5, mLagAlb1.1, whole genome shotgun sequence contains the following coding sequences:
- the LOC132520226 gene encoding endothelial differentiation-related factor 1-like — protein sequence LGHATVLRKKGPTAAQAKSKQAILAAQRRGEDVETSKKWAAGQNKQHSITKNTAKLDRETEELHHDRVTLEVGKVIPQGRQSKGLMQTGQATKINEKPQVIADYEGGRAIPKNQVLGKIESHRPQALGESHWEANREGAEGEMNTKPRNQCIPADLVCLVPLDHQCQRGSLHAATRNTGR from the coding sequence CTAGGACACGCGACGGTGCTGCGCAAAAAGGGCCCCACGGCTGCCCAGGCCAAGTCCAAGCAGGCCATCTTAGCAGCTCAGAGAcgaggagaggatgtggagactTCCAAGAAATGGGCCGCCGGCCAGAACAAACAGCATTCGATCACCAAGAACACAGCCAAGCTGGACCGGGAGACTGAGGAGCTGCACCACGACCGGGTGACCCTGGAGGTGGGCAAGGTGATCCCGCAGGGCCGGCAGAGCAAAGGGCTGATGCAGACGGGCCAGGCGACAAAAATCAACGAAAAGCCACAGGTCATCGCGGACTATGAGGGTGGCCGGGCCATTCCTAAGAACCAGGTTCTGGGCAAGATCGAGAGCCATCGGCCTCAAGCTCTGGGGGAAAGCCATTGGGAAGCCAATCGCGAAGGGGCCGAGGGCGAAATGAACACAAAGCCTCGAAATCAGTGCATTCCGGCTGATCTTGTCTGCCTGGTTCCCCTTGACCACCAGTGCCAGCGTGGGTCTCTTCACGCGGCCACGCGGAACACAGGACGGTAG